The following proteins are encoded in a genomic region of Ignavibacteriota bacterium:
- a CDS encoding NAD(P)H-dependent oxidoreductase subunit E has translation MFTPEDLAKVAEIRSHYPTGLAALMGVLHLYQDRHGWVSDEGAAYVASLLDVPVESVLGVVSFYEMYHQHPLGKYNLQVCTNVSCLLCGSDTVLAVLKDKLGIGPGETTADGLFTIHEAECLGSCGTAPMMSVNKDYYEKLTPANVVEVIDRLAAKG, from the coding sequence ATGTTCACTCCGGAAGACCTCGCCAAAGTCGCAGAGATACGATCCCACTACCCCACCGGCCTCGCGGCGTTGATGGGTGTGCTGCATTTGTACCAGGATCGGCACGGCTGGGTTTCGGATGAAGGCGCCGCGTACGTGGCATCGCTGCTGGATGTGCCGGTCGAATCGGTGCTGGGCGTTGTTTCGTTCTACGAGATGTACCACCAGCACCCGCTTGGCAAGTACAACCTGCAGGTGTGCACGAACGTGTCGTGTCTGCTGTGCGGATCCGATACGGTGCTTGCCGTCCTGAAGGACAAGCTCGGCATCGGTCCCGGCGAAACCACGGCCGACGGCCTGTTCACCATTCACGAGGCGGAATGCCTCGGCTCCTGCGGCACAGCGCCGATGATGTCGGTGAACAAGGATTATTACGAGAAGCTCACGCCTGCAAACGTGGTCGAGGTCATAGACCGCCTCGCGGCGAAGGGCTGA
- the nuoD gene encoding NADH dehydrogenase (quinone) subunit D → MSIASDLDFNAPISTAALPAREKRSKILQALLDADPNLSFEDPLENDMVLNMGPSHPATHGVLRLLLRLDGETVVHCVPELGYLHRGYEKIAENESYHEFIPHTDRLDYLQPMHNNVAYILAVEKLLGIEAPPRAQWVRTLVSELARISSHLVALGVMAMDVGAMTLLLWCFREREKLYDIFDLIAGARFTTSYTRIGGVAQDVDDEALAAIRVFLDQFPERVRECERLLNRNRIFVDRCRNLGVISGADALAAGFTGPNLRGSGIAMDLRRDTPYLVYDQLDFKVITEDECDALSRYYVRLYELYESASIVRQCLDKMPAGPVHAHEPKKVLPRKERIYTRMEELIHDFMIVNFGVNPPAGEVYHAVESSKGQLGFHIVSRGDGHPWRLKIRSPSFYNISVVPRLVKGHLLSDIVAVVGSIDPVMGEADK, encoded by the coding sequence ATGAGCATCGCGTCCGATCTCGACTTCAACGCTCCCATAAGCACCGCGGCGCTGCCCGCGCGCGAGAAGCGCTCGAAAATTCTGCAGGCGCTTCTTGACGCCGACCCCAATCTGTCGTTCGAGGATCCGCTCGAAAACGACATGGTGCTGAACATGGGGCCGTCGCATCCCGCCACACACGGGGTACTTCGCCTGCTTCTCCGTCTCGACGGCGAGACCGTCGTGCATTGTGTACCCGAACTGGGTTACCTGCACCGCGGGTACGAAAAGATCGCGGAGAACGAATCGTACCACGAGTTCATTCCGCACACCGACCGGCTCGACTATCTGCAGCCGATGCACAACAATGTGGCGTACATCCTTGCCGTCGAAAAACTTCTCGGCATCGAGGCGCCGCCGCGCGCGCAGTGGGTACGCACGCTGGTGTCGGAACTGGCGCGCATCTCGTCGCATCTTGTGGCCCTGGGCGTCATGGCGATGGACGTGGGCGCGATGACGCTGCTGCTGTGGTGTTTCCGCGAACGAGAAAAGTTGTACGACATTTTCGACCTCATTGCCGGAGCGCGTTTCACCACGAGTTACACACGTATCGGCGGAGTCGCCCAGGACGTCGACGACGAGGCCCTCGCCGCGATACGCGTCTTCCTCGATCAGTTCCCCGAGCGAGTGCGCGAATGTGAACGTCTGCTCAATCGCAACAGGATTTTTGTGGACCGTTGCCGCAATCTGGGTGTGATTTCCGGCGCCGACGCACTCGCCGCAGGATTCACCGGTCCGAACCTCCGCGGCTCGGGCATTGCGATGGATCTGCGCCGCGACACGCCGTACCTCGTATACGACCAGCTCGATTTCAAGGTGATCACCGAGGACGAATGCGACGCCCTCTCGCGCTACTACGTGCGCCTCTACGAGCTGTACGAAAGCGCCTCGATTGTGCGGCAGTGCCTCGACAAGATGCCTGCGGGTCCGGTGCACGCGCATGAACCCAAGAAGGTGCTTCCGCGCAAGGAGCGCATTTACACCCGCATGGAAGAGCTGATCCACGATTTTATGATCGTCAACTTCGGCGTAAATCCTCCCGCGGGCGAGGTGTATCACGCGGTCGAATCCTCGAAGGGGCAGCTCGGATTCCACATCGTCAGCCGCGGCGACGGACATCCCTGGCGCCTGAAAATCCGCTCCCCGTCATTTTACAACATCAGCGTTGTGCCGCGGCTCGTAAAGGGGCACCTGCTGTCCGATATCGTCGCCGTCGTCGGGAGCATCGATCCCGTGATGGGTGAAGCCGACAAGTAA
- a CDS encoding NADH-quinone oxidoreductase subunit C: protein MKPILETVIAGLRESFGERILDVSEFRDDVTVHIEKSAIAEVALWLRDNSACPFPLCEDMFAMDAFTRRNRFEVKYHFFSVREKVRIHVKTAVDEKDAQLPSITPIFPSANFAEREAYDMIGVQFTGHPDLRRMYMPEDYEYYPLRKDFPLMGVPGSIPLPKR from the coding sequence ATGAAACCCATACTCGAAACAGTGATCGCGGGCCTGCGCGAAAGCTTCGGTGAGCGCATTCTCGACGTGAGTGAATTCCGCGACGACGTGACCGTGCACATCGAGAAAAGCGCCATCGCCGAAGTGGCCCTCTGGCTGCGCGACAACAGCGCCTGCCCGTTCCCGCTCTGTGAGGACATGTTCGCGATGGACGCCTTCACACGGCGCAACCGCTTTGAAGTGAAGTATCACTTCTTTTCGGTTCGCGAGAAGGTGCGCATTCATGTAAAGACGGCGGTGGATGAGAAGGACGCGCAATTGCCGTCCATCACGCCCATATTTCCCTCGGCCAATTTCGCCGAACGCGAGGCCTACGACATGATCGGCGTGCAGTTCACAGGCCATCCGGATCTTCGCCGCATGTACATGCCGGAGGACTACGAGTATTACCCGCTGCGGAAAGATTTCCCGCTGATGGGCGTCCCCGGTTCCATTCCTCTGCCGAAACGTTAA
- a CDS encoding NADH-quinone oxidoreductase subunit B yields the protein MGLESALGEGYITTKIDALAAWARKNSLWPMPMGISCCAIELMSAGDPRHDISRFGMEVMRFSPRQSDVMIVAGTVTYKMAKVVRKIYDQMAEPRWVIAMGACASSGGMFRSYSVVQGIDQFLPVDVFVSGCPPRPDNLFHALIELQKKVGASSVLDYMNSEETKAA from the coding sequence ATGGGACTAGAATCCGCACTTGGTGAGGGATATATCACCACAAAAATAGATGCATTGGCAGCATGGGCGCGAAAAAACTCGCTGTGGCCGATGCCGATGGGAATTTCGTGCTGCGCCATCGAACTCATGTCGGCAGGAGATCCGCGCCACGATATTTCGCGTTTCGGCATGGAGGTCATGCGTTTTTCGCCGCGCCAATCCGACGTGATGATTGTGGCCGGCACCGTGACATACAAGATGGCGAAGGTTGTGCGAAAGATTTACGACCAGATGGCCGAACCGCGGTGGGTGATCGCGATGGGCGCCTGCGCCTCGTCGGGCGGCATGTTCCGTTCTTATTCCGTGGTGCAGGGCATCGACCAGTTTCTTCCCGTCGATGTTTTTGTATCCGGATGTCCGCCGCGCCCCGACAACCTCTTCCACGCGCTTATCGAACTGCAGAAGAAAGTGGGTGCGAGCAGCGTGCTCGACTACATGAACAGCGAGGAGACGAAGGCCGCCTGA
- the ndhC gene encoding NADH-quinone oxidoreductase subunit A: protein MLEAYIPIFLILAVAVIFGVVSANLSWLLGPQRPNREKHSTYESGMEPVRSAHERFSVKYYMVAVLFILFDIEVVFMYPWAVQYRNLGLFGFVEMIVFITILMVGYVYILKKGALRWD, encoded by the coding sequence ATGCTCGAAGCGTACATTCCCATCTTTCTCATCCTCGCAGTCGCCGTCATTTTCGGCGTCGTTTCCGCGAACCTCTCATGGCTGCTCGGACCGCAACGCCCGAACCGCGAGAAACACTCCACGTATGAAAGCGGCATGGAGCCCGTGCGTTCGGCGCACGAGCGCTTTTCCGTCAAATATTACATGGTGGCCGTACTGTTCATCCTCTTCGATATCGAAGTGGTGTTTATGTATCCCTGGGCAGTGCAGTACCGGAACCTGGGGCTGTTCGGTTTCGTTGAAATGATTGTATTCATAACCATCCTTATGGTTGGCTACGTGTACATTCTGAAGAAAGGAGCCCTGAGATGGGACTAG
- a CDS encoding long-chain fatty acid--CoA ligase — protein sequence MSLAVQFTTIVEMFHHLFTKYASREQPYLMHKKNGAYVGITYSEAQDMVTRFAFGMMELGIEEHDRVAILSENRPEWVIADVASLALRCVDVPIFPSQTAKQIEFILNDSGARAIIVSNQFQLGKVLKIRESVPSLRHVIVMNEKVDNAPDDVLHFSRVMELGTASVQFDPHMLSKAARAVRPEDLCTIIYTSGTTGNPKGVMLSHSNFVSNITASSQVLPITPDDLLLSFLPLCHVFERMAGYYTAMACGAATAYAESIETVADNLLEVHPTIVCAVPRLFERIHTRILRKVEKDPASRRKIFAWAVSVGRAYAKARRAGRISAGLRARHALADRLVFSKLKARVGGRIKFFVSGGAALPRELGEFFEAVGVLIIEGYGLTESSPVIAANRPEAYRFGTVGHPIPGVEVRIAEDGEILTRGPHVMMGYYNNPEATAESIDSDGWLHTGDIGTIDSEGYISITDRKKHLFVSSGGKNIAPQPIENLFSGTEFIEQFVLIGDKRMFLSALIVPDYDALADYARAHGIAFGEKSELAQNPEIQRLIEERIQGAQKDLASFERVRRFTLLEEPLTIENGGLTPTLKVKRKDVEARYKDVIETMYKT from the coding sequence ATGAGCCTTGCAGTACAGTTCACGACGATCGTGGAAATGTTCCACCACCTGTTCACGAAGTACGCCTCCCGCGAGCAACCGTATTTGATGCACAAAAAAAATGGCGCGTACGTCGGCATAACCTATTCCGAAGCACAGGACATGGTGACGCGATTTGCGTTCGGGATGATGGAGCTGGGCATCGAGGAACACGACCGTGTCGCGATCCTGTCGGAGAACCGCCCCGAGTGGGTCATCGCCGATGTCGCGTCGCTTGCGTTGCGCTGTGTCGACGTGCCCATTTTCCCTTCGCAGACCGCCAAACAGATCGAATTCATTCTCAACGACAGCGGTGCGCGCGCGATCATCGTATCGAATCAATTCCAGCTTGGAAAGGTGTTAAAGATCCGGGAGAGCGTTCCGTCGCTCCGGCATGTGATCGTGATGAACGAGAAGGTGGACAACGCTCCCGACGACGTGCTGCATTTCTCACGGGTGATGGAACTCGGAACCGCCTCCGTGCAGTTCGATCCGCATATGCTCTCAAAGGCGGCGCGTGCCGTGCGCCCCGAGGACCTGTGCACGATCATCTACACTTCGGGAACCACGGGCAACCCCAAAGGCGTGATGCTTTCGCACAGCAATTTTGTATCGAACATCACGGCCTCATCGCAGGTGCTGCCCATCACTCCTGACGATCTTCTGCTGTCGTTTCTCCCGCTCTGTCATGTGTTCGAGCGCATGGCGGGATACTACACCGCGATGGCCTGCGGCGCCGCGACCGCGTACGCGGAATCGATCGAGACCGTCGCCGACAACCTGCTGGAAGTGCATCCGACCATCGTGTGTGCGGTGCCGCGGCTCTTCGAGCGTATCCACACGCGCATCCTGCGCAAGGTGGAGAAGGATCCCGCATCGCGGCGCAAGATTTTCGCCTGGGCCGTATCCGTCGGCCGCGCCTATGCCAAGGCGCGCCGCGCGGGCCGCATATCCGCGGGGCTGCGCGCGCGTCATGCGCTGGCGGACCGCCTCGTCTTCAGCAAACTGAAAGCACGGGTCGGCGGACGCATCAAGTTTTTTGTGTCGGGCGGCGCGGCGCTGCCGCGTGAACTCGGCGAGTTCTTCGAGGCCGTGGGAGTGCTGATCATCGAAGGATACGGCCTCACGGAAAGTTCGCCCGTGATCGCCGCGAATCGTCCCGAGGCCTACCGCTTCGGCACTGTGGGTCATCCGATCCCAGGCGTCGAGGTGCGCATCGCCGAGGACGGCGAGATCCTGACGCGCGGGCCGCATGTCATGATGGGGTATTACAACAATCCCGAAGCAACGGCCGAGTCGATCGACAGCGACGGCTGGCTGCACACGGGTGACATCGGGACGATAGACTCCGAAGGGTACATCTCCATCACGGACCGGAAAAAGCACCTGTTTGTCAGTTCCGGCGGAAAAAACATCGCCCCGCAGCCGATCGAGAACCTTTTCTCCGGCACGGAATTCATCGAGCAGTTTGTGCTTATCGGTGATAAACGCATGTTTCTCAGCGCGCTCATAGTGCCCGACTACGACGCGCTGGCCGATTACGCCCGTGCACACGGCATCGCCTTCGGTGAAAAGAGCGAACTGGCCCAGAATCCCGAAATCCAGCGCCTGATCGAGGAGCGGATACAGGGCGCGCAGAAGGATCTTGCGAGCTTCGAACGTGTGCGACGTTTCACCCTTCTCGAAGAACCGCTGACAATCGAAAACGGCGGTTTGACACCCACGCTGAAGGTGAAACGCAAGGATGTCGAGGCCCGGTACAAGGACGTGATCGAGACCATGTACAAGACCTAG
- a CDS encoding response regulator, which translates to MSVNEPGSYFDLKPLLDEVVSQHGDAARARETGLDIESDPSLPRAFGNPDTLRRILSWLGRLSLETVRNGERVRITARALPTGTHVAFNFPPSPAVHLTFQTTPGIIEKRPTPAGILSMSDNIVLYTLAQKTAAAHGMKVWLDQDPLIARLNVYIHDYGMMAQVERKVPLVLVIEDVVPIGTLLEYYLNHAGFQTLHAYNGESGIEEARTHVPDLITLDVWMPSMDGLEVLNTLKADERTRRIPVVLITVLPNRLVGYERGASDYLQKPVMREDVIECAQRLTRLGLRDRPVPSPSFDRLAAIGRSPAFADELRRRFPHAEVTSFDLQNRASLALVADGNPPGLVCIEHDAASTDSLAAALRFALMEQLATSPILGVATDGNPESLRDETCAFHGILPLSDLSHDAVTAALAY; encoded by the coding sequence ATGTCCGTCAATGAACCCGGTTCATATTTCGACCTGAAACCTTTGCTCGACGAGGTGGTGTCGCAGCACGGGGACGCTGCACGCGCGAGGGAAACCGGTTTGGACATCGAGTCCGATCCGTCTCTTCCGCGCGCATTCGGCAACCCCGACACACTGCGCCGCATTCTCTCGTGGCTGGGACGGCTCAGTCTCGAAACGGTCCGCAACGGCGAGCGCGTCCGCATCACGGCCCGCGCGCTTCCAACCGGCACACACGTCGCGTTCAACTTTCCGCCGAGTCCCGCCGTGCATCTGACGTTTCAGACCACGCCGGGAATCATCGAAAAACGACCGACACCCGCGGGCATACTTTCGATGTCGGACAATATTGTCCTCTACACTCTCGCACAAAAAACGGCGGCCGCGCACGGCATGAAAGTGTGGCTCGACCAGGATCCCCTCATCGCCCGTCTCAACGTGTACATACACGATTACGGCATGATGGCGCAGGTGGAACGGAAGGTCCCGCTTGTGCTCGTCATCGAGGATGTTGTTCCCATCGGCACGCTGCTCGAATACTACTTGAACCACGCCGGCTTCCAGACGCTGCACGCGTACAATGGCGAATCGGGCATCGAGGAGGCACGCACACACGTGCCCGATCTGATCACACTTGACGTGTGGATGCCCAGCATGGACGGTCTCGAGGTGCTCAACACGCTCAAGGCCGACGAGAGAACGCGGCGCATTCCCGTGGTACTCATCACGGTGCTTCCGAACCGTCTTGTGGGATACGAGCGCGGCGCGTCGGATTATCTGCAGAAGCCCGTCATGCGCGAAGACGTGATCGAATGCGCGCAACGCCTGACACGTCTCGGCCTGCGGGACAGGCCCGTGCCGTCACCATCGTTCGACCGGCTGGCGGCGATTGGACGTTCGCCGGCTTTCGCCGACGAGCTGCGACGCCGCTTTCCGCACGCGGAGGTGACGTCGTTCGACCTGCAAAACCGCGCCTCGCTTGCGCTCGTCGCCGACGGCAACCCGCCCGGACTCGTATGCATCGAACACGACGCCGCATCGACCGATTCGCTCGCAGCGGCCCTGCGTTTCGCCCTGATGGAACAGCTCGCCACCAGTCCGATACTGGGTGTCGCCACCGACGGCAATCCCGAATCGCTCCGTGATGAGACATGCGCGTTCCACGGCATACTGCCGCTTTCGGACCTGTCGCACGACGCCGTAACCGCGGCGCTCGCGTACTGA
- a CDS encoding orotate phosphoribosyltransferase, translated as MTLTPDTALDLFRAAGAFLEGHFILTSGLHSPHYVEKFRVLEHPDITARLCGQIAENFRETSPTVVIGPATGGIILAHETAKHLGIRAMFTERVDGRMLLRRGFSIGAQDRVLLVEDVVTTGGSILEVVDVVRATGASIVGLGYLVDRSGGRADFGVPATPLITLDVVTYQPESCPLCAGGSPAIKPGSTGKTA; from the coding sequence ATGACACTCACACCCGACACCGCACTCGACCTTTTCCGCGCCGCGGGCGCATTCCTCGAAGGGCACTTTATTCTGACGTCCGGACTGCACAGTCCGCACTACGTCGAAAAATTCCGCGTGTTGGAACACCCCGACATCACGGCGCGCCTGTGCGGGCAGATCGCGGAGAACTTCCGTGAGACATCGCCGACCGTGGTGATAGGCCCCGCAACGGGCGGCATCATTCTCGCGCACGAGACGGCGAAACATCTCGGCATCCGCGCGATGTTCACCGAACGTGTCGACGGCCGCATGCTGCTGCGCCGCGGATTCAGCATCGGTGCGCAGGACCGCGTGCTGTTGGTCGAGGACGTGGTGACGACTGGCGGTAGCATCCTCGAAGTGGTGGATGTGGTCCGCGCGACGGGTGCATCCATCGTCGGTCTGGGGTATCTTGTGGACCGCAGCGGCGGCCGTGCCGATTTTGGTGTGCCGGCCACGCCACTGATCACATTGGACGTCGTGACCTATCAGCCCGAGAGCTGTCCGCTCTGCGCGGGCGGTTCACCGGCGATCAAGCCGGGGAGCACGGGCAAGACCGCCTGA
- a CDS encoding tetratricopeptide repeat protein, which yields MPTRREALEAFLAADPDDAFTRYALALEYASAGETSRAITCLNDTIARDPHYVPAYHQLGRLYAETGRDADAADAYTRGIAEARLQKDNHAASEMTQELESLSEDRS from the coding sequence ATGCCCACGCGACGCGAAGCACTCGAGGCCTTCCTCGCCGCGGATCCGGACGATGCGTTCACCCGCTACGCCCTCGCACTGGAATACGCGTCAGCCGGCGAGACAAGTCGCGCCATCACGTGCCTGAACGACACCATCGCGCGCGACCCGCACTACGTGCCCGCGTATCACCAGCTCGGACGCCTGTATGCCGAGACCGGACGAGACGCGGACGCCGCAGACGCCTACACGCGAGGCATTGCGGAGGCGCGGCTGCAGAAGGACAATCATGCCGCATCAGAAATGACACAGGAACTCGAATCACTTTCGGAAGACAGATCATGA
- a CDS encoding 4a-hydroxytetrahydrobiopterin dehydratase, whose product MKTYTDQEVSTLCAERAGWSGNSAGITRTYEFPTFHRAVAFIVQAGMIADVADHHPDMTIRYSRVRVDLCTHSAGGVTGKDFALADALDAAAGS is encoded by the coding sequence ATGAAGACATACACGGATCAGGAAGTGTCCACCCTCTGCGCAGAGCGCGCAGGATGGTCCGGCAACAGCGCGGGCATTACGCGCACCTACGAATTTCCCACGTTTCACAGAGCCGTCGCATTTATCGTGCAGGCGGGCATGATCGCGGACGTCGCCGATCATCATCCCGACATGACGATCAGGTACTCGCGTGTACGTGTCGATCTTTGCACACACAGCGCCGGCGGTGTGACAGGGAAGGACTTCGCACTGGCCGACGCGCTCGACGCGGCCGCGGGGAGTTGA
- a CDS encoding DNA primase: MRIPEHKIEEVRASADIVDVISGFVRLKKAGRNFIGLCPFHQEKTPSFNVNPERAIYKCFGCGRGGNVFSFLMETERISFVEAVTELAERYHITIVPETGHTSTAAADTEVLYETTRQAARFFYDTLLKPEGAPGAEYFKRRGWTTETQTRFGLGYASDSWDAFLRFARERGLSDDILETTGLIVRREGGRVYDRFRGRVIFPIFSASRKVIGFGARTLAAGEEPKYLNSPETPIYNKSRVLYGLSHAIPAIRAQDAVVIVEGYADVLSMSQAGITHVVATSGTALTPEQVRMLTRYTRNFFFLYDADSAGFAAMERGIDLMLEQDCDPRIVTLPQGEDPDSYVRKYGADGVGARLAEAVSFVDFITSRYERQGKLETPEGKTEAVRHVVGLLAKMEDRIRRELYVHHLAEKYRIYESVLYDELDTLLRRRKGDRSSSQRPARRPDIVPDVTGLAAELPRAEKEFLGQLFQTPSEVQREALHCVLPDAFTDPRSRALVGLLIEMEEVEGSVSLGEVQARLGDDLSLHAALADVLLTPDTSPRWTDVQTVKPRDFARGLVQSYASVLVRSIDVTLKRLETLFRLTPDDITMAGDKVQLEKLRNALMQSEALDFSDIARFQTVLFDTWGAPQAGPSAPGQVS, translated from the coding sequence ATGAGGATTCCGGAACACAAGATCGAAGAGGTTCGAGCGTCGGCGGACATCGTCGATGTGATCAGTGGTTTCGTGCGATTAAAAAAGGCGGGTCGCAATTTTATCGGACTCTGCCCCTTCCACCAGGAAAAGACTCCCTCGTTCAACGTCAATCCCGAACGAGCGATATACAAGTGTTTCGGCTGCGGGCGCGGCGGCAATGTGTTCTCGTTTCTCATGGAGACCGAGCGGATTTCGTTTGTCGAGGCCGTGACGGAACTTGCGGAGCGTTATCATATAACGATCGTGCCCGAAACTGGGCACACATCGACCGCGGCTGCGGACACGGAAGTATTGTATGAGACGACGCGGCAGGCGGCCCGCTTTTTCTACGACACCCTGCTGAAGCCGGAAGGCGCACCGGGCGCGGAGTACTTCAAACGGCGCGGTTGGACGACGGAAACACAGACGCGATTCGGCCTCGGGTACGCGTCGGATTCCTGGGACGCCTTCCTGCGCTTCGCGCGCGAGCGCGGCCTGTCCGACGACATTCTCGAAACCACCGGGCTCATCGTACGCCGCGAAGGCGGCCGGGTGTACGACCGCTTCCGCGGGCGCGTGATCTTCCCGATTTTTTCCGCGTCGCGCAAGGTGATCGGTTTCGGCGCGCGCACTCTCGCCGCGGGCGAAGAGCCGAAGTATCTGAATTCGCCCGAGACGCCGATTTACAACAAGAGCCGTGTGCTCTACGGTCTCTCGCATGCGATTCCGGCCATCCGCGCGCAGGACGCGGTGGTCATCGTGGAAGGATACGCCGATGTGCTGTCGATGAGCCAGGCCGGCATCACCCATGTTGTCGCAACCAGCGGCACGGCGCTGACGCCCGAACAGGTGCGCATGCTCACGCGCTACACGCGAAACTTCTTCTTCCTGTACGACGCGGATTCCGCCGGGTTTGCCGCCATGGAACGCGGTATCGATCTGATGCTGGAACAGGACTGCGATCCGCGCATCGTGACGTTGCCGCAGGGCGAAGATCCGGACTCCTACGTCCGAAAATACGGAGCCGACGGCGTCGGTGCGCGTCTGGCAGAGGCCGTGTCCTTTGTGGATTTCATCACGTCGCGTTATGAGCGCCAGGGGAAACTCGAGACGCCCGAAGGGAAGACCGAGGCCGTGCGACATGTCGTGGGATTGCTTGCAAAGATGGAAGACCGCATCCGTCGCGAATTGTACGTGCATCATCTCGCGGAAAAATATCGGATATACGAATCCGTTTTATATGACGAACTGGACACGCTGCTCCGGCGGCGCAAGGGCGACAGGTCCTCGTCGCAGCGGCCCGCGCGGCGTCCGGACATCGTGCCCGATGTCACAGGCCTCGCCGCCGAGCTTCCGCGGGCGGAGAAGGAATTCCTCGGGCAGCTTTTCCAGACTCCGTCCGAGGTTCAGCGCGAAGCGCTGCACTGTGTGCTGCCCGACGCCTTCACCGATCCGCGCAGCCGCGCGCTTGTCGGACTGCTCATCGAGATGGAGGAGGTGGAAGGTTCGGTGTCGCTCGGAGAAGTGCAGGCCCGGCTTGGCGACGACCTCTCGCTGCACGCGGCGTTGGCCGATGTGTTGCTCACGCCCGACACGAGTCCACGATGGACCGATGTACAGACTGTGAAACCGCGGGACTTTGCGCGCGGCCTCGTGCAGTCGTACGCATCGGTGCTCGTGCGCAGCATCGATGTCACACTGAAACGTCTCGAGACACTTTTCCGCTTGACACCTGACGACATCACGATGGCTGGCGACAAGGTGCAGCTCGAGAAACTCAGGAACGCGTTGATGCAATCCGAGGCGCTGGATTTTTCCGACATCGCGCGTTTTCAGACGGTGTTGTTCGACACCTGGGGCGCACCGCAGGCGGGGCCTTCCGCTCCGGGTCAAGTTTCATGA
- a CDS encoding T9SS type A sorting domain-containing protein, whose protein sequence is MPRLIGSTVVHSALLVVLCAAVLCCVPRELAAQQDTLRYDGIALPAEGQLFAFTTFPGELDVVYNVRFTPTERCILEGVELGFSVVKFEPESGSDTLVVWVYESSAVPPVPVNVGKTFLFDLGNQGVPAGNIAVQNPLASGARELRFLPFNPPLVFAPKRDFLIGVKLRSKQRYAIDAGLWNGFALLVRRDIAEFDRYRRLMITADPAGARNLPFAGQNNASMCLRAIVRYDAGLPDTKLTGTSAVPEHAALSIGSTYPEPVRDVCTITFSAPASSAVRLAVYDIFGREAALLAEGRTENDVRYARFDAAGAGLVPGLYFLRLSSDAGVVTRPIIVSR, encoded by the coding sequence ATGCCACGCCTGATCGGATCGACCGTGGTCCACTCCGCACTGCTTGTGGTTTTGTGCGCGGCCGTGCTGTGCTGCGTGCCGCGCGAACTCGCGGCGCAGCAGGACACGCTGCGCTACGACGGCATCGCCCTCCCCGCCGAGGGCCAGCTCTTCGCCTTCACCACGTTTCCGGGCGAACTCGACGTTGTGTACAACGTGCGCTTCACACCGACCGAACGCTGTATACTCGAGGGTGTGGAATTGGGATTCAGCGTGGTCAAATTTGAACCCGAGAGTGGCAGCGACACCCTCGTGGTGTGGGTGTATGAGAGCAGCGCCGTTCCTCCCGTGCCCGTGAATGTGGGGAAGACGTTCCTGTTCGATCTCGGCAACCAGGGCGTACCGGCCGGGAACATCGCAGTGCAGAATCCCCTCGCCTCGGGAGCGCGCGAGCTGCGTTTTCTGCCATTTAATCCGCCTCTCGTATTTGCGCCGAAGCGCGACTTCCTGATTGGAGTGAAGCTGCGGTCGAAACAGCGCTACGCGATAGACGCGGGACTCTGGAACGGTTTTGCCCTGCTCGTGCGACGTGACATCGCGGAGTTCGATCGTTACCGCCGCCTGATGATCACCGCCGATCCGGCGGGCGCGCGGAATCTGCCCTTTGCTGGTCAGAACAACGCCAGCATGTGCCTGCGCGCCATAGTGCGGTACGATGCGGGGCTGCCCGACACAAAACTCACCGGCACATCCGCCGTGCCCGAGCACGCGGCGCTTTCGATCGGAAGCACATATCCCGAGCCCGTGCGTGATGTCTGCACCATTACATTTTCCGCGCCCGCATCGAGCGCGGTGCGGCTCGCCGTGTACGACATCTTCGGCCGCGAGGCCGCGCTGCTCGCGGAGGGCCGGACGGAAAACGACGTGCGGTACGCGCGTTTCGATGCGGCGGGAGCGGGACTCGTGCCGGGACTGTATTTTCTCCGCCTTTCCTCGGACGCCGGAGTTGTGACGCGTCCGATCATCGTTTCCCGATGA